TTCGGCCTGGCGATCATTCTTTTTGCAGGTATTCGCGAGCACCTGGATCTGATGGGAGTTCCCAAAGGCATGCAGGGCGCTCCCGTGGCCCTAATCACCGCAGGGATCCTGGCGCTGGCCTTTATGGGGTTTGCCGGTTTGGTATAAATCGTTTTTTTTCAATGGAAACCCGGGTTCACCAACACCCGGGTTTTTTATTTTCTTTTGTACCTTTACACGAATTTTTTCCTAAATCCTCCTGAAATGGCCCTTGACACCATTATCGAATTGCAGAATGTTTCCGTATTCCAGAAAAATGTGCTGGTGCTTACGGAAGTAAGCCTGGAAATAGAACGCGGCGAATTTTGTTACCTGATTGGACGTACCGGGACCGGTAAGAGCAGTCTGCTGAAAATTCTCTATGGTGATTTGCCTATGGTGGATGGATATGCCAAGGTGGCTGGATTTGAAATGAAAGGGATCAAAGAAAAACAGATTCCTTTTCTGCGCCGAAAAATCGGCATTGTATTCCAGGACTTTCAGCTGCTTACCGACCGTTCGGTGAAGGACAACCTGCTGTTCGTAATGAAGGCAACGGGCTGGAACGATAAGGTGGCCATGGAGGAGCGCCTGGAAGACGTGCTGGAAAAGGTAGGCCTGCGCACGAAGGGATTTAAAATGCCACACCAGCTTTCAGGGGGGGAGCAACAAAGGGTGGTCGTTGCACGTGCCCTCATCAATGATCCTGACATCATCCTGGCCGACGAGCCTACGGGAAATTTGGATCCCGAAACCAGTGAAGGGATCATGGACCTGATGTTTGAAATCAGCAAAACCGGGCGTGCCGTATTAATGGCTACCCACGACTACCGGCTTTTTGATAAGTTTCCTGCACGCATTTTCAAATGCGAAGGGGGAAGGGTGATTGATGTGAATGGAGCAAAGCAGGTTGCTGAAGATGTGGAAGATAATTCAAAAGAACAGGGAGAGGAAGAATAATAATTTTTCGTTTTGAAAATGCTCTGTCTGGACAATCCTTAATTGTCCTCCAGAACTTTCTTATAAATGCCCCTGATGACAACCTCTTCCTTTTCCCAGTTGAGTTCCTTAGCTGCCTGAAGGCAGTTTGATTTCCACAATTCCAATTGAACGGAATTAGAAAGCATCTCGCTGATACTGGCAGCTATGGTTGCCGGATCGTGATCCACGGCGATCTTACCAACCTGGTATTTTTTCACAATACGACTTAATTCAGGGAGGTCGGAGACCAGCACCGGGGTTCCGGCCATAATGTAATCGAAGAGTTTGTTGGGCAGACTGTAAAGGTAATTCAGGCTTCCGGGCTTATCAAGGGAAACGCCTATGGTGGCGTTGGAGGTAAATTGCATCAATTGTTCATAGGGCATTTTGGGCAGGAAGCGTACCCTCTTTTCAAGGCGTAAATCCTTGACCTTTTCCTTTAATTGCTCCATTACAT
The sequence above is a segment of the Bacteroides sp. genome. Coding sequences within it:
- a CDS encoding ATP-binding cassette domain-containing protein; translation: MALDTIIELQNVSVFQKNVLVLTEVSLEIERGEFCYLIGRTGTGKSSLLKILYGDLPMVDGYAKVAGFEMKGIKEKQIPFLRRKIGIVFQDFQLLTDRSVKDNLLFVMKATGWNDKVAMEERLEDVLEKVGLRTKGFKMPHQLSGGEQQRVVVARALINDPDIILADEPTGNLDPETSEGIMDLMFEISKTGRAVLMATHDYRLFDKFPARIFKCEGGRVIDVNGAKQVAEDVEDNSKEQGEEE